The genomic segment ACCCTTGTGCAACAGGGCTATGACTCTATTACTATCCTGCCCTATTTTCTGTTTGCAGGCAAAACAACTGATAGCATTGCCCAACAGGTGATCCAGCTTGCAGCAAAATACCCAACTCAGCAGTTGCGACTAGCAGCGCTTGTCTCATCTCATTTACAATTCACTGATGTAATCGCAAATTGGCTAAACTTGGTTCAATCACAACTGCAAACCGCCTAGGTCATAGCTAAAAACAGCTTGACCATAATGATACGAATCACGACCTAGCTAATCGTGTTTCAATATAGTACTGGATGGTACTAGTGACTATTGAGTTGTGAAGTTTCAACAACGCTACGGCGGCACCAGACCTGTAGAGTAACAAACTACACGTGATAAACCACAAATTGCTCACAACGATTTGATCACAATGACTTCGTTCTAGCGGG from the Cyanobacteriota bacterium genome contains:
- a CDS encoding sirohydrochlorin chelatase; the encoded protein is SHPASNRLIEALASQLAAITAYWSKAPNLEQQVHTLVQQGYDSITILPYFLFAGKTTDSIAQQVIQLAAKYPTQQLRLAALVSSHLQFTDVIANWLNLVQSQLQTA